Proteins encoded by one window of Culicoides brevitarsis isolate CSIRO-B50_1 chromosome 2, AGI_CSIRO_Cbre_v1, whole genome shotgun sequence:
- the LOC134828679 gene encoding cilia- and flagella-associated protein 251-like, whose product MLGNESGETAETNMESSKELLDTPFSLDWVFGRNIKLPIVNLIKNGSGSAFFYVVGHAACIFDAEQNCFVSLLNHPHEINSLDADRARRFLMTSDSRQINIWDSQHRKPLVIHTINYPFDDIGIGAAALSPDAKYLVAGSAKRKCCLKIWLWSYNRDSADGSVNLPSRYGMLKKIRFCQDFEFSHYFVAVFMNGVCFGEWDAKVSKLKVHIPERGFMNCINDAMYMPKTRRVASITNAGQIMLWSDIFPDENETEICNDKEFVKVVKVSGVSLTAIECVDDVIMVGDECGELRFYDKDLRLIYYHSAFDVRGTTIQCIAANVMPRDCKVLETMDFDNCPLRDEDLEKEILYGPLIPRDFSTDEKPLVIRDFLVASGDGRVFSANFMEGEMKEIFQRNMEEILTMDFHPQKNIFYIFSKSGRMMQYHPETKETILDSKIELVMSDRLKTKEEIAGSKLLNDKSDKRPDSGDENTKLEYHYPVQQVTCIKFSKNGIHLMVGTDRGCIYTVDPDSLTTYSPEPYRYTNEPISNMTFSEDSRFFMYSDVTNKVILMYFGVRKWSFVGKNRFHHLPIVDFVAFKMLSTDFSRVLSVGEDQLLVEYDLDQSITQGRLDILSSYRYDQNAVPTSVTYIPPSLLMKLGINTLEYDSVLLITDTDMKIKLVDCNSGSILFTYLGPIFGAPIQQCCFFIKDDMEFLIFSAGNKLGLYLLPIDGNPFRAIGVVASPYNLQKVCVSQDQKQVFTCDVNAFLMWKLHELAVTSHYIAGGSGLEPYCSLLPGGKNGYLFQELLDMFYYIQILTSGMNSVAVNEFIQGTEIVDFMRSVGFFPTDFQIANMLRELELRGAQNITFEQLVVLYLNHKPTKATRGQEVAKAIAYFVRKFVEAEGSQWRTGKQIRNISKKYVIRILTEFAETVDETQAVMCLKELWMQKDESSTNEDAVEEILQRLPEKIDFSKFVDNLVGISFNEEK is encoded by the exons ATGTTGGGAAATGAAAGCGGCGAAACGGCAGAAACGAACATGGAGTCGAGCAAGGAGCTGTTGGATACGCCTTTT tccTTGGATTGGGTTTTTGGTCGCAACATAAAGTTACCAATAgtgaatttgatcaaaaatggcAGTGGAAGTGCCTTTTTCTACGTTGTGGGACACGCGGCATGCATTTTCGACGCAGAACAAAATTGTTTTGTGTCCTTGTTGAATCAT ccacATGAAATAAATTCCTTGGATGCGGATCGTGCACGTCGTTTCCTCATGACCTCGGATAGCCGTCAAATCAACATTTGGGACAGTCAGCATCGAAAACCGCTCGTTATTCACACAATCAACTACCCCTTCGACGATATTGGGATTGGCGCAGCTGCTTTGAGTCCAGATGCCAAATATCTCGTAGCGGGAAGTGCTAAACGAAAGtgttgcttaaaaatttggttGTGGAGTTACAATCGTGACAGTGCCGATGGCTCCGTGAATCTTCCCTCGCGCTACGGaatgctcaaaaaaattcgtttctgtcaggattttgaattttctcattatttcgTGGCAGTTTTCATGAATGGAGTGTGCTTCGGGGAGTGGGATGCCAAAGTTTCCAAGCTGAAAGTTCATATTCCGGAACGAGGATTCATGAATTGCATCAATGACGCGATGTACATGCCGAAAACTCGTCGAGTCGCGAGCATAACGAATGCCGGGCAAATCATGTTGTGGTCCGATATTTTTCCGGATGAGAATGAAACGGAAATTTGTAACGACAAAGAGTTTGTAAAAGTGGTAAAAGTATCTGGAGTGTCTTTAACTGCTATTGAATGCGTTGATGACGTCATAATGGTGGGAGATGAATGTGGCGAACTGCGCTTTTATGACAAGGATTTGCGATTAATTTACTATCACAGCGCTTTTGACGTGAGAGGGACGACAATTCAATGCATTGCTGCAAATGTGATGCCTCGAGATTGTAAAGTACTGGAAACCATGGATTTTGACAATTGTCCGTTGCGTGATGAAGATTTGGAGAAGGAGATTTTATATGGCCCGTTGATACCAAGGGACTTTAGTACCGATGAAAAACCTCTGGTGATACGAGATTTTTTAGTTGCTAGTGGAGATGGCAGAGTTTTTTCCGCTAATTTCATGGAAGGAGagatgaaggaaatttttcaacggAACATGGAAGAAATTCTAACAATGGATTTCCATccacaaaa gaacattttttacattttctcaaAATCAGGAAGGATGATGCAATACCATCCCGAAACAAAGGAAACGATTTTGGACTCGAAAATTGAACTAGTGATGTCAGATCGCTTAAAAACCAAAGAAGAAATTGCTGGATCGAAACTTTTGAACGACAAAAGCGATAAACGACCGGATTCTGGAgatgaaaacacaaaattagaGTATCACTATCCGGTGCAACAAGTAACATGCATCAAATTTTCTAAGAACGGGATTCATTTGATGGTTGGAACAGATCGCGGATGTATTTACACTGTGGATCCTGATTCGCTGACGACTTATTCGCCCGAACCGTATCGTTATACCAATGAGCCCATCTCTAATATGACTTTTTCAGAGGATTCGAGATTTTTTATGTACTCGGACGTTACgaataaagtaattttgatGTACTTTGGAGTTCGGAAATGGTCCTTTGTTGGTAAAAATCGCTTCCATCACCTGCCAATTGTGgattttgttgcttttaaaATGTTGTCTACGGATTTTTCGAGAGTTTTGTCTGTGGGAGAGGATCAG ttacTAGTGGAATACGACCTCGATCAAAGTATTACTCAAGGACGTCTTGATATTCTTAGCTCTTACCGTTACGATCAAAATGCAGTCCCGACATCCGTTACGTACATCCCGCCAAgtcttttgatgaaattggGTATCAACACGTTGGAATATGACTCGGTCCTACTCATCACTGACACcgacatgaaaattaaattagttgatTGCAACAGCGGCAGCATTCTTTTCACCTATTTAGGTCCAATTTTCGGCGCACCCATCCAGCAATGCTgctttttcataaaagacGACATGgagttcttaatttttagcGCAGGGAACAAACTTGGATTATACTTGCTGCCAATCGATGGAAATCCATTCCGAGCCATTGGAGTAGTGGCAAGTCCTTATAATTTACAGAAAGTTTGCGTGTCACAAGATCAAAAACAGGTCTTCACGTGCGACGTAAATGCTTTCCTGATGTGGAAATTGCATGAATTGGCCGTCACTTCGCATTACATCGCTGGAGGAAGTGGTCTTGAGCCTTATTGCTCCCTCTTGCCAGGCGGTAAAAACGGATATTTGTTCCAAGAATTACTCGACATGTTCTAttacattcaaattttaacgagTGGCATGAACAGCGTTGCCGTAAACGAATTTATTCAAGGCACGGAAATTGTCGATTTCATGCGGAGTGTTGGATTTTTCCCCACTGACTTCCAAATCGCGAATATGTTGCGTGAACTTGAGCTTCGGGGAGCGCAAAATATCACGTTCGAACAATTGGTCGTTTTGTATTTGAATCACAAGCCGACGAAAGCAACTAGAGGACAAGAAGTCGCCAAAGCAATTGCGTATTTTGTTCGGAAATTCGTTGAAGCGGAAGGCAGTCAATGGCGAACGGGAAAAcaaataagaaatatttcgaaaaagtaCGTTATTCGGATTCTTACGGAATTTGCAGAAACGGTCGATGAAACGCAAGCTGTCATGTGTTTGAAAGAATTGTGGATGCAAAAGGACGAAAGCTCGACGAACGAAGATGCAGTAGAGGAAATTTTACAAAGACTtccagaaaaaattgattttagtaAATTCGTAGATAATTTAGTGGGCATcagttttaatgaagaaaaataa
- the LOC134830117 gene encoding uncharacterized protein LOC134830117 isoform X1, with protein MSSEGKRKFEDLLQSNKSICTENTPKMTTFDEMSNELLEMIFQRLPHHERILCKEVCSRWFSILMESPLFAEDRHIYFKNCVINANEEPMSTILDAKYPYETFTFCEIENDTEIDVQKTLDLFKTVKELNFVNVGKNEMLLKMSLCAPLVETMSFNEENYEDDEDTRLSLKTIAQEQGENIFENLKTVNLTLDTENPDDYLEEFLIPFKKLLQENQQPVFNIHINNKSPLYFDSDSDLRCWMSLWSMKNAKFTVNSICICFILMSKEIIEPFAALDVHYKKFDLAYEPDHDYDVDQLLTKIKADEILLRLAELPPIPNNFHRITKVDIDRPLSAYVSLKWLEKMINLKELEISSHNGTNSCTFGHEAVKLQKLEEVNMNLKMTCQECLNAFKQSFENVKQIYYFGQSSFLLEVGNWKQLEYLRLEVLEFDIIQQQQEKTKVLSNSLRKLNLRIRSKSKNWTNEQLNSFIDQSFPNLNELVT; from the exons ATGTCCAGTGAAGgcaagagaaaatttgaagactTGCTTCAATCGAACAAAAGTATTTGCACTGAAAACACACCGAAAATGACAACTTTTGACGAAATGAGTAACGAA cTGCTGGAGATGATTTTCCAACGTCTTCCCCATCACGAGCGAATTCTTTGCAAAGAAGTTTGCTCACGTTGGTTCTCAATTTTAATGGAATCTCCACTTTTCGCCGAAGATCGTCacatttacttcaaaaattgcGTCATTAATGCCAATGAGGAACCAATGTCGACAATTTTAGACGCAAAATACCCGTATGAGACATTTACTTTTTGTGAAATCGAAAATGACACCGAAATAGATGTTCAGAAAACTCTCGATTTATTCAAAACGGTTAAAGAATTGAACTTTGTTAATGTCGGCAAAAACGAAATGCTTTTAAAGATGTCACTTTGTGCCCCACTCGTTGAAACAATgagttttaatgaagaaaattacgaAGATGATGAAGATACGAGATTGAGTTTAAAAACTATTGCACAAGAACAGggcgaaaacatttttgaaaatcttaaaactgTGAATTTAACTCTAGATACGGAAAATCCAGATGATTATTTGGAGGAATTTTTGAtcccattcaaaaaattactccaGGAAAACCAACAACCAGTCTTCAACATTCacataaataacaaaagtCCTCTTTACTTTGATTCCGACAGCGATCTAAGATGCTGGATGAGCTTATGGTcgatgaaaaatgcaaaatttacagTCAACAGCATTTgcatttgtttcattttaatgtcaaaggaaattattGAGCCATTTGCTGCCTTGGATGTCCATTATAAAAAGTTCGACTTGGCCTATGAACCGGATCATGACTATGATGTGGACcaacttttgacaaaaattaaagcagaCGAAATACTTTTAAGACTGGCAGAATTGCCACCGATTCCAAATAACTTTCATCGCATCACAAAAGTTGATATCGATAGACCGCTGTCGGCATACGTCAGTCTAAAGTGGttagaaaaaatgataaatctaAAAGAACTTGAAATCTCATCCCATAATGGAACCAATTCTTGTACTTTTGGTCATGAAGCAGTAAAACTCCAAAAACTGGAAGAAGTCAATATGAACCTAAAAATGACATGTCAAGAATGTCTCAACGCCTTTAaacaaagttttgaaaatgttaaacaaatttattattttggtcAATCATCATTTCTTTTGGAAGTTGGTAATTGGAAGCAACTGGAATATTTAAGACTTGAAGTCCTCGAGTTCGAtataatacaacaacaacaagaaaaaacgaaAGTTCTTTCGAATTCGCTACGAAAACTGAATCTCAGAATCaggtcaaaaagtaaaaattggaCTAACGaacaattaaattcatttattgatCAATCGTTTCCGAATTTAAATGAGTTAGTTACTTAA
- the LOC134830117 gene encoding uncharacterized protein LOC134830117 isoform X2 produces MIFQRLPHHERILCKEVCSRWFSILMESPLFAEDRHIYFKNCVINANEEPMSTILDAKYPYETFTFCEIENDTEIDVQKTLDLFKTVKELNFVNVGKNEMLLKMSLCAPLVETMSFNEENYEDDEDTRLSLKTIAQEQGENIFENLKTVNLTLDTENPDDYLEEFLIPFKKLLQENQQPVFNIHINNKSPLYFDSDSDLRCWMSLWSMKNAKFTVNSICICFILMSKEIIEPFAALDVHYKKFDLAYEPDHDYDVDQLLTKIKADEILLRLAELPPIPNNFHRITKVDIDRPLSAYVSLKWLEKMINLKELEISSHNGTNSCTFGHEAVKLQKLEEVNMNLKMTCQECLNAFKQSFENVKQIYYFGQSSFLLEVGNWKQLEYLRLEVLEFDIIQQQQEKTKVLSNSLRKLNLRIRSKSKNWTNEQLNSFIDQSFPNLNELVT; encoded by the coding sequence ATGATTTTCCAACGTCTTCCCCATCACGAGCGAATTCTTTGCAAAGAAGTTTGCTCACGTTGGTTCTCAATTTTAATGGAATCTCCACTTTTCGCCGAAGATCGTCacatttacttcaaaaattgcGTCATTAATGCCAATGAGGAACCAATGTCGACAATTTTAGACGCAAAATACCCGTATGAGACATTTACTTTTTGTGAAATCGAAAATGACACCGAAATAGATGTTCAGAAAACTCTCGATTTATTCAAAACGGTTAAAGAATTGAACTTTGTTAATGTCGGCAAAAACGAAATGCTTTTAAAGATGTCACTTTGTGCCCCACTCGTTGAAACAATgagttttaatgaagaaaattacgaAGATGATGAAGATACGAGATTGAGTTTAAAAACTATTGCACAAGAACAGggcgaaaacatttttgaaaatcttaaaactgTGAATTTAACTCTAGATACGGAAAATCCAGATGATTATTTGGAGGAATTTTTGAtcccattcaaaaaattactccaGGAAAACCAACAACCAGTCTTCAACATTCacataaataacaaaagtCCTCTTTACTTTGATTCCGACAGCGATCTAAGATGCTGGATGAGCTTATGGTcgatgaaaaatgcaaaatttacagTCAACAGCATTTgcatttgtttcattttaatgtcaaaggaaattattGAGCCATTTGCTGCCTTGGATGTCCATTATAAAAAGTTCGACTTGGCCTATGAACCGGATCATGACTATGATGTGGACcaacttttgacaaaaattaaagcagaCGAAATACTTTTAAGACTGGCAGAATTGCCACCGATTCCAAATAACTTTCATCGCATCACAAAAGTTGATATCGATAGACCGCTGTCGGCATACGTCAGTCTAAAGTGGttagaaaaaatgataaatctaAAAGAACTTGAAATCTCATCCCATAATGGAACCAATTCTTGTACTTTTGGTCATGAAGCAGTAAAACTCCAAAAACTGGAAGAAGTCAATATGAACCTAAAAATGACATGTCAAGAATGTCTCAACGCCTTTAaacaaagttttgaaaatgttaaacaaatttattattttggtcAATCATCATTTCTTTTGGAAGTTGGTAATTGGAAGCAACTGGAATATTTAAGACTTGAAGTCCTCGAGTTCGAtataatacaacaacaacaagaaaaaacgaaAGTTCTTTCGAATTCGCTACGAAAACTGAATCTCAGAATCaggtcaaaaagtaaaaattggaCTAACGaacaattaaattcatttattgatCAATCGTTTCCGAATTTAAATGAGTTAGTTACTTAA
- the LOC134831752 gene encoding uncharacterized protein LOC134831752, with protein MSSEGKRKFEDSLQSNKISCTENTPKMASINDMSNELLEIIFQRLPHHERILCKEVCSRWYSILMESPLFAEDRHIFFKNCTIDANKEPMSTILDAKYLYETFTFSEIENDTEIDVQKTLDLFKATKELSFVKVGKNQMLMNMSLCAPLVETISFYEENYEDDEDMRLSLKTLTPQKSEKTFEKLKTVNLTLDSESREDYLEEFLFPFKKLLHENQEPVFNIHVNNKTPLFFDYDNELKCWMYLWSTKNAKFIINSICICFLEISKELIDPFAALDVHYKTFDLAYEPDHDYDVDKLLTKIKADEILLRLAELPPIPNNFHRITKVCIDRPLSAYISLKWLEKMMNLKEVEIFSYNGTNSCTFGHEAVQLEKLEIIKLRRRKMTCQECFNAFKQSFGNVKEIQYFGHSSFLLEVGNWKQLEYLRLEVLEFDVIQQQEKAKILSDSLRKLNLTIRSESENWTNEQINSFIDQSFPNLNEFVRT; from the exons atGTCCAGTGAaggcaaaagaaaatttgaagactCACTTCAATCGAACAAAATTAGTTGCACTGAAAACACACCGAAAATGGCATCTATCAACGATATGAGTAACGAA CTTCTggagataatttttcaacgtcTTCCACATCACGAGCGAATTCTTTGCAAAGAAGTTTGTTCACGTTggtattcaattttaatggaatCTCCACTTTTCGCCGAAGATCGtcacattttcttcaaaaattgtacCATCGATGCGAATAAGGAACCAATGTCGACAATTTTAGACGCAAAATATCTGTATGAGACATTTACTTTCagtgaaattgaaaatgacaCCGAAATAGACGTTCAGAAAACTCTGGATTTATTCAAAGCGACAAAGGAATTGAGCTTTGTTAAAGTCGGCAAAAATCAAATGCTGATGAATATGTCACTGTGTGCCCCACTGGTTGAAACAATaagtttttatgaagaaaattacgaAGACGATGAAGATATGAGATTAAGTTTGAAGACTCTTACACcacaaaaaagcgaaaaaacttttgaaaaacttaaaactgtGAATTTAACTCTGGACTCCGAAAGTCGAGAAGATTAtttggaagaatttttgtttccaTTCAAAAAGTTGCTTCATGAAAACCAAGAACCAGTCTTCAATATTCATGTAAATAACAAAACTCCTCTTTTCTTTGATTATGACAACGAGCTGAAATGCTGGATGTACTTATGGTCgacgaaaaatgcaaaatttataatcaacAGCATCTGTATTTGTTTTCTGGAAATTTCAAAAGAGCTAATTGATCCATTTGCCGCCTTAGATGTCCATTATAAAACATTCGACTTGGCCTATGAGCCGGATCATGACTACGATGTGGACaaacttttgacaaaaattaaggcAGACGAAATACTTTTACGATTAGCAGAATTGCCACCGattccaaataattttcatcgcATCACAAAAGTTTGTATCGATAGACCGCTCTCGGCATATATCAGTCTAAAGTGGttagaaaaaatgatgaacctaaaagaagttgaaattttctccTATAATGGAACCAATTCTTGTACTTTTGGTCACGAAGCAGTACAActcgaaaaattggaaataatcAAACTtagacgaagaaaaatgacATGTCAAGAATGTTTTAATGCATTTAAACAAAGTTTTGGAAATGttaaagaaattcaatattttggtCATTCATCATTTCTTTTAGAAGTTGGTAATTGGAAGCAACTGGAATATTTAAGGCTCGAAGTCCTCGAGTTCGATGTAATACAGCAACAAGAAAAAGCGAAAATTCTATCGGATTCGcttcgaaaattaaatctcACAATCAGGTCAGAAAGTGAAAATTGGACCAACgaacaaataaattcatttattgatCAATCGTTTCCTAATTTAAATGAGTTTGTTCGTACTTAA